A single Hypomesus transpacificus isolate Combined female unplaced genomic scaffold, fHypTra1 scaffold_186, whole genome shotgun sequence DNA region contains:
- the LOC124489201 gene encoding extracellular calcium-sensing receptor, whose translation MLGSPEFPLLTKEGDVTIGGAFSIHSKITEPPLSFTDTPQPITCYGLNLREFRFAQTMMFAIEQINNSSYLLPNVSLGYRIYDSCGSTLSSMRAAMALMNGGERTSGWNCSGQSAVHAIIGASESSATIVMSQTTGAFQIPVISHFATCACLSNRKLYPSFFRTIPSDYYQSRALAKLVKHFGWTWVGVVNSNNDYGNNGASAFVQAAKLEGVCIEFSMAISRTDPQEKISAVVRQIRWAGSRVLVGFLAQGEMEVLLEEAVNQNLTGVQWVGSESWITAGHLTTGGRSIVLSGALGFTIQRTRIPGLRDFLFRVGPGQDPHSALLREFWETTFDCSLGAGAQAGRCSGLESLENVRNSFTDVSSLRISGTVYKALYAVAHALHEQIRDSQGGQGGRQPSPQRDSIQPGQVLAHISRVNFTMSSGERVFFDHNGDPTATYELVNWQRDKQGETVFVTVGNYDASLPEGHQFTMNGLNITWAADQSERPQSVCSESCLPGFRQAVIRGKPACCFFCIPCGAGEISNTTDSADCTVCPLEFWSNKDKTHCIPKAVEFLSFEDNMGILLTVFSLVGACSTIAVSLVFFQFRNTPLVRASNSELSFLLLFSLTLCFLCSLTFIGRPSEWSCMLRHTAFGITFALCMSCVLGKTIAVVIAFKATMPGNTVLCSPPLLRTSVFSGTFLQVIVCVLWLALAPPFPYKNTAHAIEKIILECALGSAVGFWAVLGYIGLLALLCFVLAFLARKLPDNFNEAKFITFSMLIFCAVWITFIPAYVSSPGKFTVAVEIFAILASSFGLLICIFAPKCFIILLKPERNTKKHIMGKSHTKSQ comes from the exons ATGCTGGGGAGCCCAGAGTTTCCACTGCTGACCAAGGAAGGAGACGTGACCATCGGAGGAGCTTTCTCCATCCACAGCAAGATCACCGAGCCCCCCCTTTCCTTCACAGACACCCCACAGCCAATCACCTGCTACGG TTTGAATCTCAGGGAGTTCCGTTTCGCTCAGACCATGATGTTCGCCATCGAGCAGATCAACAACAGCAGCTACCTGCTGCCAAACGTCTCCCTGGGTTACCGGATATATGACAGCTGTGGCTCGACGCTGTCCTCGATGCGAGCGGCCATGGCTCTGATGAACGGAGGGGAGAGGACCTCTGGATGGAACTGCTCCGGCCAATCAGCAGTCCACGCCATCATCGGGGCGTCTGAGTCTTCCGCCACTATTGTGATGTCACAAACAACCGGAGCTTTTCAGATTCCGGTG ATCAGCCACTTTGCCACCTGTGCGTGTCTGAGCAACAGGAAACTGTACCCCTCCTTCTTCAGGACCATCCCCAGTGACTATTACCAAAGCAGAGCCCTGGCCAAGCTGGTGAAGCACTTCGGCTGGACCTGGGTGGGCGTCGTCAACAGCAACAATGACTACGGCAACAACGGAGCATCCGCCTTTGTCCAAGCGGCCAAGCTGGAGGGCGTGTGCATCGAGTTCTCCATGGCGATCTCCAGGACCGACCCCCAGGAGAAGATCTCCGCGGTGGTGAGGCAGATCCGATGGGCCGGCTCCAGGGTTCTGGTAGGGTTCTTGGCCCAGGGGGAGATGGAAGtcctgctggaggaggctgtgaaCCAGAACCTGACAGGGGTGCAGTGGGTGGGCAGCGAGTCCTGGATCACGGCTGGCCACCTGACCACTGGGGGGCGCTCCATCGTGCTCAGCGGTGCTCTGGGCTTCACCATCCAGCGCACCCGGATCCCCGGGCTGAGGGACTTCCTGTTCAGGGTGGGCCCGGGCCAGGACCCCCACAGCGCCCTCCTCAGGGAGTTCTGGGAGACAACGTTTGACTGCAGCTTGGGGGCCGGCGCTCAGGCCGGGCGCTGCTCGGGCTTGGAGAGCCTGGAGAACGTGAGGAACTCCTTCACTGATGTGTCGTCTCTCAGGATCTCCGGTACCGTGTACAAGGCACTGTACGCCGTGGCCCACGCCTTACACGAGCAGATCAGGGACAGccagggaggccagggagggagacagccttccccacagagagacagcatcCAGCCAGGACAG GTGCTGGCTCATATCAGCAGGGTGAACTTCACCATGTCTTCAGGAGAGAGAGTGTTCTTCGACCACAACGGAGACCCAACTGCCACTTACGAGCTGGTGAACTGGCAGAGAGACAAGCAGGGAGAGACCGTGTTTGTAACTGTTGGGAACTACGACGCGTCTCTCCCTGAAGGACACCAGTTCACCATGAACGGACTGAACATCACCTGGGCTGCGGACCAGTCGGAG CGTCCGCAGTCGGTGTGCAGCGAGAGCTGCCTCCCAGGGTTTCGCCAGGCGGTGATACGAGGCAAGCCGGCCTGCTGCTTCTTCTGCATCCCCTGTGGAGCCGGAGAGATCAGCAACACCACTG ATTCTGCTGACTGCACAGTGTGTCCCCTGGAGTTTTGGTCTAACAAAGACAAGACCCACTGCATTCCCAAGGCTGTGGAGTTCCTTTCTTTTGAGGACAACATGGGAATCCTCCTCACTGTGTTCTCATTGGTCGGAGCGTGTTCCACCATCGCCGTGTCGTTGGTCTTCTTCCAGTTCCGAAACACGCCCCTCGTCAGGGCCAGCAACTCAGAGCTCagcttcctgctcctcttctccctgactctgtgtttcctgtgttctcTCACCTTCATCGGCCGGCCCTCTGAGTGGTCCTGTATGCTGCGCCACACGGCGTTTGGGATTACCTTTGCCCTCTGCATGTCCTGTGTTTTGGGGAAAACCATAGCAGTGGTCATAGCTTTTAAGGCCACAATGCCAGGAAATACAGTCCtgtgctcccctcctctcctgagaaCAAGTGTGTTTAGTGGGACCTTCCTACAGGTTATagtctgtgtgttgtggttggccCTTGCCCCACCTTTCCCGTACAAGAATACGGCCCACGCCATAGAGAAGATCATTCTAGAATGTGCCTTAGGTTCTGCTGTGGGCTTCTGGGCTGTGCTGGGGTATATAGGACTCCTGGCTCTCTTGTGCTTTGTCCTGGCTTTCCTGGCCCGAAAGCTGCCCGATAACTTCAATGAAGCCAAGTTCATCACCTTCAGCATGTTGATATtctgtgctgtctggatcacCTTTATCCCAGCTTATGTCAGCTCTCCTGGGAAGTTCACGGTAGCTGTGGAGATCTTTGCCATCCTGGCCTCcagttttggtttactgatatGCATATTTGCTCCAAAATGTTTTATAATTTTGTTAAAACCAGAAAGAAACACAAAGAAACATATTATGGGAAAAAGTCATACGAAAAGCCAATAA